ACTACCTCGTGGACTGCGGGCACGGCGTGGGCCGCCGGCTGAACGAGGCCGGGCTGCCGCTGCGGAACCTGCGCGGCATCTTCCTCACCCACCTGCACTCGGACCACACCATCGACCTCGCCTCGCTCGCGGTCTTCGGCCTCTACGAGCTCGTCGGCCGGCAGGGCGACCCGGTCCGCATCATCGGCCCGGGCGACCGCGGCGTGCTGCCCCCGGCCTCGCCCCGCGCGGTGGTCCCGCCGCGGCCGATCGCCCCGGAGAGCCCCACGCCCGGGACCCGGGAGTCGTTCGAGTTGCTGATGCGGGCCCACGCCACCGACCTCAACGACCGGATCATCGACTCCCTGCGTCCGAGCCCGCACGAGCTGTTCACCGCCACGGACATCCAGGTCCCCGCCGGGTGCGGCTACCACCCCAACGACAACCCGACCCCGGACATGGAGCCGTTCGAGGTCTACCGGGACGAGCTCGTCACGGTCACGGCGATCCTCGTGCAGCACCCGCCGATCGCCCCGGCCTTCGGCTTCCGCTTCGAGACGGCGTCCGGTTCCGTCACCTTCTCCGGCGACACCTGCTACACCCCCAACATGGTCCGGCTGGCCCGGGACACCGACCTGCTGCTGCACGAGGCCATCGACTTCGGCTTCGTCGAGCGCCGCTACGCGGACCCGGCGGACGAGGGCGACCGGGCCGCCCGCGACCACCACTACAAGTCCCACACGTCCGTGGCCGACGCCGCCCGCGTGGCCCGCGAGGCCGGGGCGCGCCAGCTCGCCCTGCACCACCTCGTCCCCGGCACCGCCCGACCCGAGGTCTGGGCCGAGGCGGGCCGGCACTTCGACGGTCCCTTCTTCGTCCCCGAGGACCTCGACTCCCTGGCCCTGCGACCGGCCCTGGACCGCGTCGAGGCCTGACCCCTCTCCCCCCTCCCCGTCCCCCGTCCCCCGTCCCCCGTAGAATTCCCCCAGGAGGTCCCCCGTGGCCATCACGAGCGAACACCAGCAGGCGCGCCCCGGCGCGCACGCGCCCACCGAGTCCCTGAACACCCGGGACATGCGGCGCATCCTCGGCTCGAGCTTCGTCGGCAGCGCCATCGAGTACTACGACTTCATCCTCTACGCCACCGCGGCGGCGATCGTGTTCAACCACGTGTTCTTCGCCGGCCTCGGCGAGGGCGTGGCCCTCTTCGCCTCCTTCGGCACCCTGGCCGCCGGCTACGTCGCCCGCCCGCTGGGCGGCATCGTCTTCGGCCACTTCGGGGACCGGGTCGGCCGCAAGAAGATGCTCGTGCTCTCCATGCTCATCATGGGCGCCGGCACCACCCTGATCGGCCTGCTCCCGACGACGGCGCAGATCGGCCTGGCGGCCCCCGTCATCCTCGTGCTGCTGCGCGTCCTGCAGGGCATCGCGGTCGGCGGCGAGTGGGGCGGGGCCGCCCTCATGGCCCTGGAGCACGCGCCGCAGTCCAAGCGCGGCTTCGCCACCGCCTTCGCCAACGCCGGCGGCCCGGCCGGGGCCATCCTGGCCACCCTCGTCGTCTCGGCCACCTCGGCCCTGACCGGGGACGCATTCCTCGAGTGGGGCTGGCGCGTGCCGTTCCTGCTCTCGGCCGCCCTGATCGCCGTGGGCATGGTCATCCGCCTCAAGGTCGCCGAGTCGCCCATGTTCCAGCGGCTGGAGGACGAGGCCGAGACCCGCCGCACCAAGCTGCCCCTGCTGGACGTGCTGCGCCACCACCCCCGGGCGGTCGTGCTGACGCTCCTGGCCGCCATGAGCTTCTACGCCTGCCAGGCCGTCCTCACCATGTGGGGCGTCTCGGTGGCCGTGGGCAACGGCGTGGACCGCGAGGGCGTGCTCAACTGGAAGGCCGCCGGCGCCGTCATCACCCTGGTCGTCACCTTCTGGGCGGCCCGGATGTCCGACCGCCACGGCCGCCGGCGCATGCTGGCCATCGGCGGGATCGCGGGCATCGTGCTGGCCTACCCGCTGCTGATGCTGCTGGACAGCGGGACGATGTGGGGCTTCGCCGTGGCGATCGTCGTCGGCAACGGCCTGGTCCAGGGCCTGCTCTACGGCCCGATCGGCGCCTACATCGCCGAGCAGTTCCCCACCCGGGTCCGCTACACCGGCGCCTCCCTGGCCTACCAGGGCGCCTCCACCCTCGGGGCCGGGTTCACCCCGATGATCGCGGCCGGTCTCATGCTGGCCGGCGGGATGGTCGCCGTCGCCGGCTTCTGGGTGGCCGTGATGGCCGCGGGTCTCGTCGCGGTGCTGCTCACCTCCGAGGGCACCCGCAAGGTCCTCGACTGAGGCCACCGGCGCCCGGCCCCCAGCCAATGGTCATCCGGCACCGGGCTCGCTCCAAGGAAGGACCCGTACCGTCGGAGACATCACGGTGCGAGTGATGATGACAGAAGGCCCCAGCCCTCCCCTCGGCTGGGGCCTTCGTCGCGCCCGGACATGGACATTCTGGCTGCGGCGCCGGTTACCGTATGGATATCGCACCCACGACAGCGGAGGGCAGCATGGCGTCAGGGCATTTCGCCGTTATCGACACCGAGACCACGGGCTTGTTCCCGGGTGGTCACGACCGGATCGTCGAGATCGCCATCGTGACCATGGATCGACAGGGCTCCGTCGTGGAGCGCTGGGAGACGCTGGTGAATCCCGGCCGGGACCTCGGCAAGCAGTCTCTCCATGGGATCCGGGCAGCCGACATCCTGGAGGCGCCAAGGTTCGCCGACATCGCCGACGAACTCTCCTGGCGGCTGTCTGGCAGCGTGGTCGTGGCGCACAACTTGTCCTTCGATGCGCGGTTCCTCCTGGCCGAGTTCGGCAGGACGCAGGTCCGCGTTCCCGAGGATGCACTACATGGTGGCGTCTGTACCATGCGGCTGGCCCATCAGTACCTCCCGGGGGCTGGCCGCACGCTCCAAGACTGCTGCGACGCCTTCGGCATTCCCCTGGAACACGCCCATAGTGCCAGCGCCGATGCTGAGGCGGCCGCCATACTACTCAGCCGGTACATGGAGCTTGACCACGACCTGCCCCTCTGGGACGAGCACATCCGCAAGGCCGCCGC
This genomic window from Citricoccus sp. SGAir0253 contains:
- a CDS encoding MFS transporter, producing the protein MAITSEHQQARPGAHAPTESLNTRDMRRILGSSFVGSAIEYYDFILYATAAAIVFNHVFFAGLGEGVALFASFGTLAAGYVARPLGGIVFGHFGDRVGRKKMLVLSMLIMGAGTTLIGLLPTTAQIGLAAPVILVLLRVLQGIAVGGEWGGAALMALEHAPQSKRGFATAFANAGGPAGAILATLVVSATSALTGDAFLEWGWRVPFLLSAALIAVGMVIRLKVAESPMFQRLEDEAETRRTKLPLLDVLRHHPRAVVLTLLAAMSFYACQAVLTMWGVSVAVGNGVDREGVLNWKAAGAVITLVVTFWAARMSDRHGRRRMLAIGGIAGIVLAYPLLMLLDSGTMWGFAVAIVVGNGLVQGLLYGPIGAYIAEQFPTRVRYTGASLAYQGASTLGAGFTPMIAAGLMLAGGMVAVAGFWVAVMAAGLVAVLLTSEGTRKVLD
- a CDS encoding MBL fold metallo-hydrolase; this translates as MRATLEEINDREAVTMDPENAPRIVTLGTAGGPRWWNQGEPTRRTGIATAVVVGESYYLVDCGHGVGRRLNEAGLPLRNLRGIFLTHLHSDHTIDLASLAVFGLYELVGRQGDPVRIIGPGDRGVLPPASPRAVVPPRPIAPESPTPGTRESFELLMRAHATDLNDRIIDSLRPSPHELFTATDIQVPAGCGYHPNDNPTPDMEPFEVYRDELVTVTAILVQHPPIAPAFGFRFETASGSVTFSGDTCYTPNMVRLARDTDLLLHEAIDFGFVERRYADPADEGDRAARDHHYKSHTSVADAARVAREAGARQLALHHLVPGTARPEVWAEAGRHFDGPFFVPEDLDSLALRPALDRVEA